Proteins from a genomic interval of Thunnus maccoyii chromosome 1, fThuMac1.1, whole genome shotgun sequence:
- the lmo1 gene encoding rhombotin-1 isoform X1, whose product MAVCLLITTGVPMLSVQPKGKQKGCAGCNRKIKDRYLLKALDKYWHEDCLKCACCDCRLGEVGSTLYTKANLILCRRDYLRLFGTTGNCAACSKLIPAFEMVMRARDNVYHLDCFACQLCNQRFCVGDKFFLKNNMILCQMDYEEGQLNGSFETQVQ is encoded by the exons ATGGCTGTTTGTCTCCTTATCACTACAGGTGTGCCGATGCTCTCCGTCCAGCCCAAAGGGAAACAGAAGGGGTGTGCTGGCTGCAATCGCAAGATTAAAGACCGCTACCTGCTCAAGGCCCTGGACAAATACTGGCATGAGGACTGTCTCAAATGTGCCTGCTGTGACTGCCGCCTGGGGGAGGTGGGCTCCACCCTCTATACGAAAGCCAACCTCATCCTCTGTCGCAGGGACTACCTGAG GCTCTTTGGTACAACGGGGAACTGTGCAGCCTGCAGTAAACTGATCCCAGCCTTTGAAATGGTGATGAGAGCCAGAGATAATGTTTACCATTTGGACTGTTTTGCCTGTCAGCTTTGTAACCAGAG GTTTTGCGTGGGAGACAagtttttcctaaaaaacaacatgattttGTGTCAAATGGACTATGAGGAGGGCCAGCTGAATGGGAGCTTTGAGACACAGGTTCAATAG
- the lmo1 gene encoding rhombotin-1 isoform X2: protein MVLDKEEGVPMLSVQPKGKQKGCAGCNRKIKDRYLLKALDKYWHEDCLKCACCDCRLGEVGSTLYTKANLILCRRDYLRLFGTTGNCAACSKLIPAFEMVMRARDNVYHLDCFACQLCNQRFCVGDKFFLKNNMILCQMDYEEGQLNGSFETQVQ, encoded by the exons GTGTGCCGATGCTCTCCGTCCAGCCCAAAGGGAAACAGAAGGGGTGTGCTGGCTGCAATCGCAAGATTAAAGACCGCTACCTGCTCAAGGCCCTGGACAAATACTGGCATGAGGACTGTCTCAAATGTGCCTGCTGTGACTGCCGCCTGGGGGAGGTGGGCTCCACCCTCTATACGAAAGCCAACCTCATCCTCTGTCGCAGGGACTACCTGAG GCTCTTTGGTACAACGGGGAACTGTGCAGCCTGCAGTAAACTGATCCCAGCCTTTGAAATGGTGATGAGAGCCAGAGATAATGTTTACCATTTGGACTGTTTTGCCTGTCAGCTTTGTAACCAGAG GTTTTGCGTGGGAGACAagtttttcctaaaaaacaacatgattttGTGTCAAATGGACTATGAGGAGGGCCAGCTGAATGGGAGCTTTGAGACACAGGTTCAATAG